One window of bacterium genomic DNA carries:
- the lnt gene encoding apolipoprotein N-acyltransferase, which produces MLDFIIHKKSILLSVLSGVLVVFAFPNFNVWPLAWVALIPMFFALKNKNLKQTFVLGLIFGLVANLGFLRWLPFSVFNISNSLLPGIEVWIIAVIYPAVSIGIFFLLYSFIQKNLTGKKKRLWNDLLGIISIPAIWVVLEFVQYLLFQGFPFTYDFLGHTQWNNVRIIQVSAFTGVFGVSFLVVLVNLCLYRLWENRKAKEAIFGIVIFAVCLFYGVWIIDFKAPKISENKANMVKAVILDGDIDSRVKWQNKEKVANFISGTYLDLNKKAVAENPNLIVWTETAIPWAIEGGDDLVEASLKITNPTGAFHLIGMPSYANSEKSKYFNSALFFSPAGLMLDRYDKFHLMTFFETGRKIGAINVGNANSRYVQGEKNKLLNTPLGKIAVIICNENLYQDYARRIVNKGAEFIVSIGNDSLLANDTIISQHFAVNYFRAVENRRDIIVANNDGISGAVDAFGRTITVSSENNSHIIPTTIEKRNQKSFYTAYGDVFSYFCVLCGLLGVILSFIPSTIEITQ; this is translated from the coding sequence GTGCTTGATTTCATAATTCACAAAAAAAGTATTCTGCTCTCGGTATTGTCGGGAGTATTAGTAGTATTTGCCTTTCCTAATTTTAATGTGTGGCCATTGGCGTGGGTGGCGCTTATTCCAATGTTTTTTGCTTTGAAAAACAAGAACTTAAAGCAGACTTTTGTTTTGGGCTTGATTTTTGGTCTGGTGGCAAATTTAGGTTTTTTGCGGTGGCTTCCGTTTTCCGTTTTCAATATCTCCAATTCGCTTTTGCCGGGGATAGAGGTTTGGATAATAGCCGTTATTTATCCGGCTGTTTCCATCGGAATATTTTTTCTTTTATATAGCTTTATTCAAAAAAACTTAACAGGTAAAAAGAAAAGATTGTGGAACGATTTGCTTGGGATAATTTCTATCCCGGCAATATGGGTAGTGCTTGAGTTTGTGCAATATTTATTATTTCAAGGATTTCCGTTTACATATGACTTTTTAGGGCACACTCAATGGAATAATGTACGTATTATTCAAGTGTCCGCGTTTACCGGTGTATTTGGAGTATCTTTTTTGGTGGTGTTGGTAAATTTGTGTTTATATCGTCTTTGGGAAAACAGGAAGGCGAAAGAGGCGATATTTGGCATAGTAATTTTTGCCGTTTGTCTTTTCTATGGAGTTTGGATTATTGATTTTAAAGCACCAAAAATAAGCGAAAATAAGGCGAATATGGTAAAAGCCGTAATACTTGATGGAGACATCGATTCAAGGGTCAAATGGCAAAATAAAGAAAAAGTGGCCAATTTTATTTCTGGTACATATTTGGATTTAAACAAAAAAGCAGTCGCGGAAAATCCGAATTTAATAGTTTGGACAGAAACCGCCATACCATGGGCAATAGAAGGCGGGGACGACTTGGTAGAAGCATCATTAAAAATAACTAATCCAACCGGTGCTTTTCATCTTATAGGGATGCCTTCATATGCAAATTCAGAAAAGAGTAAATATTTCAACTCGGCATTATTTTTTTCACCCGCCGGTCTTATGTTGGATAGGTATGACAAATTTCACTTGATGACTTTTTTTGAAACAGGTAGAAAAATTGGCGCGATAAATGTGGGAAACGCAAATTCAAGATACGTCCAAGGAGAAAAAAATAAATTGCTAAACACCCCCCTTGGTAAAATAGCGGTTATTATTTGTAATGAAAATTTATACCAAGACTATGCCAGAAGGATTGTGAATAAAGGCGCGGAGTTTATTGTATCAATCGGTAATGATAGTTTACTGGCGAATGATACGATAATATCCCAACATTTTGCCGTTAATTATTTTAGGGCGGTGGAAAACAGAAGGGATATTATTGTTGCCAATAATGACGGAATTTCCGGAGCAGTGGATGCTTTTGGCAGAACCATAACCGTATCTTCTGAAAATAATAGTCATATAATTCCAACAACGATAGAAAAGAGAAACCAAAAAAGTTTTTATACCGCGTATGGTGATGTGTTTTCTTATTTCTGTGTTTTATGCGGACTTTTGGGTGTGATTTTGTCTTTTATCCCTTCCACAATAGAAATTACCCAATAA